TCAAATTGGTCATCTCGTACGGATCATTGGCGATGTCATAGAGCTCTTCCTTCGGACGCAGTTGGTAACGCTGGATCAAACGCAACAACTCGGGCTGATCGAAACACTCGAACACCCATGTTTGCCAGTACTTGTTGTTCAGCTCACCGTTGCCCTTGATCCCCATCAAGTGTTTCTCGATGTAGAGATTCTCGTTTTGCAGGTTGCGGATGTAGTGATAGCGACCGTCGGTGATCGATCGAATCGGGTACGGCGGTCCCTCCGGAACATTGTTGTGCGTGCCATAAGCATATTCTCTGTGCGCCATGACCTCACTTCGACAAACCTGCTCAAAACTTCTCCCATCGAACTTTGGCTGGTCAATTGAAACGGAACCACTCAGGTCGATCATTGTCGGCAACACATCCGCATATTGGACCAATGCATCCGTTCGAGTATTTGCACGGATACGTCCCGGCCAACGCATGATCAATCCCGTGTGCACGCCGGTGTTGTAGTTCGTCCACTTGTTACCGGGGAATTGGGAGCCTTGTTCGGAGGTGAAGATCACGACCGTGTCATCGGCTTTGCCAGATTCCTCCAGCACCTCCATGATCTGCCCGAATTGTTGATCCATGTAGGTGATCTCCGCGAGATAGCGACTGAACGCTTCGCGGGTTTCCTGCGTGTCACCGATGTTCGGTGGCAACTTCAGTTCATCGGGTGGATAAGCACTGGCGTCGCCCATCACCCAAGGCACATGCGGTTCGACCAACGCCACCACCAAACAAAATCGTTCGTTGCTGCGATTGATAAATTCGGCAATCGAATCCAACTTCATCTCACGAGTCGGATTGCGAACGCAGTTCTTGTCGCATCCGTCGACCATCTCAAACGGAAACGCCTTGCGTGGCGAAACGTGGACCTTGCCCGCCAATCCAACTCGGTAACCTTCGCGGCCGAGATGCTGAGGCATGCTCTCGATATCACCGCGACTGGCAGAATGATTCCAGTTGCATCCGTTGCTCATCG
This genomic window from Rhodopirellula halodulae contains:
- a CDS encoding sulfatase family protein, which produces MRSSPELVCCDMSFSLRILVASIWLLSCVGLTSAEEVRPNFLIVMADDCTYNDLPMYGGQNAKTPNLEKLAREGMTFDRAFLAEAICQPCRAELYSGLYPMSNGCNWNHSASRGDIESMPQHLGREGYRVGLAGKVHVSPRKAFPFEMVDGCDKNCVRNPTREMKLDSIAEFINRSNERFCLVVALVEPHVPWVMGDASAYPPDELKLPPNIGDTQETREAFSRYLAEITYMDQQFGQIMEVLEESGKADDTVVIFTSEQGSQFPGNKWTNYNTGVHTGLIMRWPGRIRANTRTDALVQYADVLPTMIDLSGSVSIDQPKFDGRSFEQVCRSEVMAHREYAYGTHNNVPEGPPYPIRSITDGRYHYIRNLQNENLYIEKHLMGIKGNGELNNKYWQTWVFECFDQPELLRLIQRYQLRPKEELYDIANDPYEMTNLIEQDELAEVRNRLSNELDRWLQSQGDPGIPQDTPESLRAAKQGRHRFGNHP